TTTGGAAATATTACTGGTATGATTTTATATTTGTTAATTCCAATTTTATAGTTTTCATAGGAGAAATATCCTCTATCGAAATATATTAGGTCTTTTGGTTTGATTAGGCTTCTTCTTTTGAGTTCTTTTAAAACTTCGTCGAAAATTTTTGAATCATTAGGTGCACCAGGATGGATTAAAATGGAAACTGGTGTATGGGTGTTCTTTTCGAGGACAACTGTTACTTTATAGCCTATGAAATATCCTTTGGAGTTAGAATATCCGAATTTTAATCTTAATTTTTTCAGATGATTTTGGGAGATATATTTCCTTAAAATATTGATATCGCATTCGACAGGTGTTGCATCAGTAATATAAACATCTTTCTTGTTTTATGAGGTTTAAAAAACTTTCTTAGTATTGAGTTTGTAATATTACAATATATTTCGGAGCTATATCTGCTTAAATACTCATAAAACTTGAGATTCGTCTGTAACCTCAGAAATTCCTGTAAATTTTCTAAGATTAGAAGATCTATTTAACTCATTAACAACATCAGATATCCTATAATTAAAAAATATTTTTAAGTAAATAACAAATTTGGAACGATTTTTAATACCATTACGATTATATATGTCTTTTACTTTTTCGTTTTCGATAAATTTAAATACTTTGCCCAATAGAATAAATCTATGGTCGTGTTTGTCATAGTTTAATCCTGGTTGCATTTTGAATCACAAATAAATATATGTAACTCATTATTATTAAATTTTATGATTTATCATGACTCTATTTTTTTAATAATAAAAAACTAGCCAATCCCATTCAAATTAATGAACTTGATATTGTAGTTGGTGAAATAAATAGTGTTTTATGCTAGTTTCATGTATTGATTTTCTAGTACCTTATTATAAGGTTTCTGCAAAAACCAAATCATACACAGTTACCTTAAAAACCATTGAAGGTTCATCCATTGATGGTAAAACTTACTTTGTAGCAGGTAAAAAAGTAACACTTAAAGTCAACGGCAAAACATACACTGCAAAAACAAACGCCAAAGGTCAGGCAACCTTCAAAATCACTAACTTGACTAAAAAAGGCAAATTCACTGCAGTTGTAAAATACGCTGGAAGCAATACCTACAATGCAGTCAGCAAAAAAATAAAATTAACAATCAAGTGAGATTAATTTCTCACTACTCTTTTTTTATTTTTTAAATATTCTTGCAATAATTATATTATAAAATGCTCTTTTTTTTGTTCAGTTAATCATTAACTGTTTTGAAAGTAATTATTTTTAAATACTAATGAATCTATACTATTTACACTAAATTTTAGGTGATAGTATGGCTCAAATAACTTTCAACGATAAATTACGAGACTCTAAAGATTTGCCGAAAATAGTAGTAGTTGAAAATGAAAAGTCCATTAAGATATTTGGCGGTAAAAATATGCTGATAGCTCCTCCGCTTGAATATAATGGCATAATGGCTAAAATTCCTAAAGGAAAGTTAATCACTACCCGAGAAATCAGGGAGTTTCTCTCAAAAAAGCATGGTGCAGACTTCACATGTCCGATGACTGCCGGAATATTCATCTCTCTGGCAGCACAGGCAAGTTTTGAAAGAAATTACAGTAAAATTCCATTCTGGAGAACTTTAAAGTCAGGAGGTGAATTAAATCCGAAATATCCTGGAGGAATCGAATTTCAAAAGGATATGCTTGAATGTGAAGGTCACAAGATTATCATTAAGGGGAGAAAATTTTTAAGGTATTTTGTGGAGGATTATGAAAATAACTTATATGATTTAAGTCAAATTAATAAATGATGAAAGCTCTTGAAAAAACTCTGAAATCTGTAGTGGAAAATCCCAAATATATTTTTAGACTAACTCTTCAGGGAGTAATGGTCGGTATATTTGCAGGACTTATGGTCTGTCTGTATCGTTTTTTACTTTCAGGTTCAGAGCATGTTTTAAGAGACTATTTAAGTATTATTAATGGAAATATTTTTTATATTATTATCTTTTTCATTGCCCTGGCTTTAATGGGTCTTTTGATAGATTTTCTAACTAAATGGGAAGTTGACTCTGCCGGAAGCGGTATTCCTCAGGTTTATGCTGAGGTAAAAGGGCACATGGAAGCTAACTGGGCAAAAGTTTTATTTTCAAAGATTGTTGCCGGAGTTTTAACAGCTCTCGGCGGTTTGTCATTAGGTCCTGAAGGCCCGTCAGTTCAGATTGGGGGTATGGCAGGAAAAGGAATAGCGAAACTCTTTAAGGGATCAAAGACTGATGAGCTTAGACTGATTCTGGTCGGATCTGCAGTAGGTATTACAGCAGCATTCAATGCACCTCTTGCAGGTGTAATATTCGTTTTTGAAGAAATCAATCACGGATTTGACAAGACTCTGGTATTTATTGCACTAGTCTCTGCAATAGTTTCAGATTTTATATCAAAAGGAATATTTGGTCAGTCTACAATCCTGAATTTCCCTGTTTTAAATATTCCATTGGAGTCCTACTGGATTTTAATTATACTTGGAGTCGTAATAGGCCTTTTAGGATACGTATACAATATTGGTATGATTAAATCAAGCGATATTGTAAACAACCTTAAAATTCCATCATGGCTTAAATTTGTACTTGTATTTATGGTATCCGGTGTTGTGGCACTGATGATTCCTGAAATAAGTGATGGAGGACACTTCATGATGGATATGCTGGATATAGCTATTCCATCTTTAAGCGTTTTACTTTTGCTTTTGGTTTTAAAATATGTATTTTCCATGTTTTCATTCTCATCAGGAGCTCCTGGAGGCATATTCCTGCCTATTCTGGTATTGGGTGCATATATTGGTGCCGTATTCGGGTCAATTGTTGTTCCAACTTTCGGATGGCAGCATGATTTGATTTACAGGTTCATAATTATCTCAATGGCAGGATTTTTTGCAGCTACCGTTCGCTCACCGATTACAGGTATCGTTCTTTTGGCGGAGATGTGCGGTTCAACAGAATCCCTTGTTGCAATGATTATCGTTTCACTGATTGCTTATGTAATCCCTACCCTTTTAGGCAATGAACCGATTTATGAATCACTTTATGACAGACTGCTTTTAAAGAAAAACCGAGAATTTGTCAAAAAGCCTTCCAAACATGTTTTAAGCGAATATGTTGTTCCTCTTGACTGCAATTACATTAACTTCAAGATTAAAGACATTCCGTTTCCGAAAAATGCAATAGTAGTATCAGTAATAAGAAATGGAAGATATATTATTCCAACTGAAGATTTCCATATCAAATATTCAGACCAGATTCAGATTTTAACAGACAGCAACGATTATCCTTATGTTAGAGAAGAAATTGAAGAGCTATTCGGTGGTTAAATGAGTTTAATTTTTAAAAGACATAGTGTACGTAAATTTAAAGATGAAATTGTTCCAGATGATGTGATTGAAAACCTGCTTAAAGCAGGTATGCAGGCACCTTCATCATGCAATTCCCAGCCATGGGAATTTGTTGTCGTTTCAAAAGATGAAGATAAAAAAGCAATTTCTCAGATGCATCAGTTTGCAAAGCCGGCAGCAGGTGCATCCCATCTGATAATTACTTTGGGAAACTTAAATGAGGCAAAAGTCATCGGAATGATTGAACAGGACCTTGGAGCATGCAATGAAAACATCCTGCTTCAGGCAACACATGAGGGCTTGGGTGCCGTATGGCTGGGTTTTCATCCGATAGAAGATCGTACATTAAGATTAAAGGAGTACTTGGATATTCCTGATTACTGCATTCCATTTTCAGTAATATGTGTCGGTTATCCGGCAGTAGAAAGTCAAGTGTGCCTTAGATATGACAAATCAAAGGTTCATTTTGACCGATATTGAATAGTGTTAATTATTTTTATATAGTCCATTGTACAAAATTATTATTTGTATTTATTTTTTAGATGATGACATGATTAGTAAAGAGCTTAGAGAATTTGAGATGCTGAATACTACAACTCAGAGTATTTATGAATTGAATGAGTTAAATGTACTTATTATCCTTAAGGACGGTTCCAATTTAACCAGCTGGGATTTCGTAGATAATATGGATGATGTTATCTATGTTACTGAAGATCTGTTTGGAAAAACTGATTTGGCAGGACGATATGCTGGTCTTAAGAATCTAAAGGCAATAATAGCTTTCGGTTTCGGTGATGTCCATAATATGGAAGGAATGTTTCGGGGATGTGAATCCCTATCGGACATTACCTCATTAAAATCATGGGATGTCTCAAATGTGGAAAATATGGCCAGCATGTTTGAAGGATGTCAGTCTCTAAGCGATATTTCAGCACTTTCTGGCTGGAACGTTTCCAGTCTTAAAAACATGGGAAACATGTTCTGGTATTGTGCCAGTCTTGAAGATTTGGATGCACTTAAGGACTGGGATGTAAGCAATGTCGAGGATATGCACTACATATTTTCTGACTGCGTCTCTCTGAGCGATATTTCCGCTTTAAAAAAATGGGACGTATCCAATGTATCTGATATGGCATGCATATTTGACTACTGTGTCTCTCTTGAAGACATTTCTGCCCTGAAAAACTGGGATTTGTCCAGTGCATTCAACATAACTGCAATGTTTAGGGGATGTGAATCACTGAAAAGCATTTCAGCTTTGAAAAACTGGGACTTGTCCGGGATGAGCAACAATTCATCACTTTTATCTTTATTTACTGACTGCACTTCCCTAAAGGATATTTCTGCTTTGAAAAACTGGGATTTATCAAATATAACCAGAATCAGCAGGCTTTTTGACGGTTGCAGTTCAATTTCAAACATTTCCGCATTGAAAAACTGGGATGTTTCAAAGGTTACAGATATGGAAGGTGTCTTTAACGGCTGTGAATCCATAACAGACATCTCCGCTTTAAAGGACTGGGATGTTGGCAGTGTCAAAAACATGACTGAAATGTTTTGCGGCTGCACATCACTGACAGACATATCTGCTCTAAAATCATGGGATATTGCAAATGTTAATGAAATGGAGGATTTATTCAACTCATGTGAAGCATTGACTGACATCACACCTCTTGTATCATGGGACATTTCCAATATAAAAAGCTTAACTGGTATTTTTGCAGGTTGCGAATCATTGACTGACGCTTCATCACTTTTCAGCTGGAACACATCCAATGTAAAGACAATGGAAAGTCTCTTTGACGGATGCGAATCACTGACTGACATTTCAGGACTTGAAAAATGGGATGTGTCTAATATAGTAAACATAAATGACATGTTTCGTGACTGCAAGGCACTTGAAAATACTAATTCACTTGACTTCTGGATATTGGATGAGATTCAGTATGCAGATAATGTTTTTGAAAACTGTGAAAACATTAAAATCTATCCGATGTGGTGTCCAAGCGGTGTATTTAAAGGAAGCAGCAAATATCTTCTTGAATTCAACAGTTTAAATAAAATTACTGATAATATCTTTAATTTGAGAGATTTTGAAGTTTTAATCATATTAAAGGACGGTACAAACCTGACCAGCTGGGATAAGGTTGAAAACAGGCAGGACATTTTATATGTCAATGAGGATTTATCAGGCGTAACCGATTTGACCGAACATTATGCAGGTCTTACATCTCTAAAGGCAGTATTTGCGTATGGTGTCGACAGCGCCGAGAAAATGACTGGAATGTTTGCCAAATGCCAGTCTTTAGAAGATATTTCATTTTTAAAGCTGTGGGATGTCTCCAATGTGGAAGATATGAAATTCATGTTCCATGACTGCAAATTCCTCAATAATCTAACACCAATTTCCTCATGGGATGTATCAAAGGTTAAAGACATGAACGGGCTGTTTTTAGGATGCCTGTCACTGGTTGATGTGCCTTTAAGCAACTGGAACGTTGAAAATGTACAGTTTATGAGAGCAATGTTCTGGAACTGTATATCTCTTGTAAATATTCTTTCTTTAGGAAGCTGGAACGTTGGAAATGTTGAAAACATGAACGGAATGTTTTTCGGATGCATTTCCATAGAAAACTTCTCATCCCTTGCCGGCTGGAATGTTTCTAATGTAAATGTCATGTCCGGAATGTTTGAACACTGCAGGGCACTTGTAAATGCTTCTCCAATGGCCAGTTGGGATGTCAGCAATGTAAGTTCCATGGACCATATGTTCTTTGACTGTGAAAAACTTGAGGACGGATCTGTTCTTGATAATTGGAATGTTGAAAAACTTGAAAAAATGGACTTGATTTTTGAAGGATGCCGCTCTTTAAAACAGTATCCGAAATGGTTTTTATTGGCACTTCAAAGACAGCAGGAAATGATAGAGCAAAAAATCAGACAGGAACAGGAAGAAGAATTAAAACAAAAGCTTAAAGAAGAGCAGGAAAAAGAGGCTATTAAGCAGAAGCTTAAAGAGAAAGAAGAACTGGAAAAAGAGGCTATTAAGCAGAAGCTTAAGGAAAAAGAAGAATTGGCAAATAATGAAAAGGAAGCTATTAGGCAGAAGCTTAAGGAAAAGCATGAACTTGAAAAAGAGCCAAATCAAGATTCATGATTTCTTATTTTTTCATAAGTTTTAATTTTTTGCAAATAGGCAGTAATAAATAGATTTCACATGTGGATTGTATGATTATAGCTATCGAGGTATTTGCTGTGTCGTATTTGGCTATTTTTCAAGTGTTTTTTTGATTTCATCAATTAATTCGCTGACTTGTTTTTCACAATTTTTATCAACTTCAATAGCTTTTTTAAAGCAATCCAGTGAATCCTGTAGTTTATTTTCGTTTTTTAATTCCATTCCTTCCTGAATTAACCTGTTTGCTTCATCGCTATATTCATCGGCATGTATGTCATTTTCAAGATTTCCTTTAAGAATTGATATGATATTTTTAAAATCAGGATTCAATTTCAATGCTTTATCAAAATAAACCATTGCTTTTTCACTGTCATTTTTATGTTTTAAAATAATTCCTTTGTTTAAAAGAGCAGAAAGATTTTCACAAATTTCTAAAGACTGGTCAAAGCATTTTTCCGCTTCATCAATTCTTTTAAGTTTCATCAGTGTTGATCCTTTGCCGGTTATTGCATCAATATTTTCGGGCTCAACTCTTAGAACTTCCTCAAAAATAGTCAGAGCTTTGTTGCTGTCATTGTGGATGTAATCATAAGCTTTTTTAATTTTTTCTGTAATATATTCTTCTTGCACGAAAATCCCCTATGCAAATTAATTTTTTAAAAAATGAATTTTAAAAAAGATTTAAACTTAATGAGGGGTAGATAATTTTCATATTATCTTCAATTTAATTCCTTTTTTAGATAAGGTTAATCATTATTTAACACTTATATAATAATATAACTATTTAAAATAATAAGTCACATAAAGAAAAAACTTTAATCGTGTTAAATAATTTGGATTATAGAAATAAGATAAGATTTAATTTAGTGTTCTGTTTGATGATTATAGTATGGAACTTTAAATCTTCAGGCAGTTTCCATGATATTTCGAAAGATGCTGTATTGAATGCATTACTATTTGCAGCAGTTCTCAACTTCTATAAGTTGTGGCAGTTCAATACCTATCACAGAAAAATATTATGAATATCCAATGACCAAAAGGCCGATAGATAATATTTTAAATAATGTTAAAGATAAGTTAAAGTAGTATATTGTAAACCAGTTTACAATTTTAAAGCTTAAATAAAGGTTATTGACATGTCTGAGTTAAAATATATGGATTTATCATTGGATGAAATATTAAAGAATCTGAATAGAACTAAAACTGTAGTTGAAAATCAGCAAGAGGCAATTATCAAATTCAGAGATATTATTCTGACAGCTTCAAATAAGCGAACTTCACCTAAGCAGAAAACCACAATTTTTCTGGCAGGAGCCGGAAGATCAGGGTTTGTTGCAAAATCATTCGCTATGAGGCTGATGCATCTTGGTTTCTATGTATATGTATTTAATGAAACAATAGCCCCTCCTGTTCAGGATGGAGATATAATTATAATTATTTCAAAATCAGGCAAATCCAATTCAATTACTCAGATTGTTGAAGATTCTAAAATAGACAATGTTAAATTTCTGGCTGTTTGCGGCAACACTGAATCTGAACTTGCCCAAAAATCTGATGCAAGAATAGTCATCGATTCTCTGCCCCAGATACTTGTAAATCTTGAAGATTCTGATATTGACAATTTCATTGAGTTTTTACCGAAGACTATAATGAATTTTGAAAATAATGATGAAGTCAAACGTCAGCTGGATGCACTTCCAAGAAAAAACATTGATATGGCCGATAAAAAGATAATGGCTCAGATGTATGAACTGCCTCATGAAATATATGGGATAAGTAATATTTATCGTCCGCTTGAATTGATTTTAATGGGAACTGCTTTTGAAGTATCAGCCCTGGTTTTGCTTGATGCTTTAATCGTTGAACTGATGCATAAGTTGAATTTACGTGAAAAGGACTTGAAGGCTTTCCATGATGTTTTAAGTAGTGCAATTTAAAAAGCAATATTAAATTTGGGAGATTTTATGATGTATGATTCAGATATCAGCAAAACATTAATTTTGGATTCAGAAGACTCTTATTTGATTTCAGAAAAATTAGCGGCTGTCAACAATAATGTCAGATTTTCAATACTTGAAATTCTAAGAGATAATCAGAGATACAATAGGACTGAATCAAGCGAACCTTTATACTCCCGCGAAATCAACAGCATCCTTTTAAAAAATTATAACATTAATATTACTCCTCAAATGTTGGGTCAACACATGAAACAGCTGATGAGCGCTGATTGGGTCAGTGAAATTGAAATCAAAAAGGAAGTTCCCAATAAGATAGGAAAAAGAACCGTAAAGGCATATGCTCTCAAGGAAGATGCTTTTGACGATTTGTTTTTGCATGTCAACTTTCTGGCAGACCAGCTTTTCACATTCTTTGATTTGTACAAGTTCAATCAGAGATTCCATGAAGATGAAAACTGTGTCCTGACAGTATTTAACGGTGTAGATAAGGGAAAGACATTTAAGGTTAGAAAAGATGAAACGGTTCTGATAGGTCGTAAGGCTGATTTCAATCAGGCTGATGTGGCTTCATTTGCTATCCTTTTGGATAACAGCTATGAAACTGTTTCCAGTATTGCCAAACCTCATCTTAAAATCTTTCATGAAAATGGAGACTGGTATATAGTTGATGAAGCCAGTTCAAACGGAACATTCATTGGTGATATTGAAGTACGGAAAGGAAAAGCCACTAAGTTAAAGGCTAATTCATTTTTAAAACTATCCAGAGGAAATGGAGGAGCAGTTATCTATTGTTTATTTTAATTAGATATTAGGTGGTTTAAGTGGACTTTAACGAGGTTAAACACTTAATTGAAGAATTTTTCAACGGTAAATTTGAAGTTAAAAAGTTTCTGGGTGAAGGATCCTTTGCAAAGGTTTATCTTGTAAATCATAACTATCTTGATGCCCTGATGGCTATGAAAATAGTCAAGGAGCCGTTAAAAGTCTCCACCAATAAAAAAGATATTTTTCGCGAAGTTACTATGGCCTGCCAGCTGAGGCATGAAAACATCATAAGCATTTATGATGCAGCTGAGATTTCTGATTTTGAAGACGGGGCCAATCACGCTTATTTTTTAATGGAATATGTCCCGGGAGGAGATTTGAAACATTTCCTGAATTCATTCATTGAAAATGACAGGTTCATATCCATCAGCCGCAGCCTTGATTTTATCAGACAGATTTTAAGCGGCCTTAAGGTATTGCATTCCGCCTCACCTCCGATAATTCACAGGGACTTAAAGCTCAACAATGTCCTTTTGAGTTTCACTGCATCAGGAGACATTGTAATCAAGATTTCCGATTTCGGTTTTGCAAAGGAAGTTACAACATCCATTTCCGATATTGACATTGCAGGGACCCGGCCTTACATGGCTCCGGAATTATTCTCAAAGATTGTATCCACCAGAAGTGACATCTATGCGGTTGGTGTAATATTCTATCAGCTTCTCACCAACAGATATCCCTATGATGTTGAAAAATATACCAACCATGAGCTGATTGACCTGAAACCATGGGAAAATGACATTAAGGCTCCAAGTTATTATAATGAAAATGTTTCTGAAGATTTGGATGAAATAGTTTTGAAGTGTCTTGATTTTGATGCAGGCAGCAGATATTTTGATGCCGGTGAACTTTTAAGGGATGTTGAAAAGGCAATTGATGAATATAACTCAGCACATATTGTAACTGAAATCAGCATAATCGATGACTATCGTGATGAATATGAAGAATACATCATCAACGATTCGATAAAGCAGGCATTTGAACTTGCCAAATGTGAGAACAGACTGCATGATGCTATTGAAATTATGGAACATGAAGTTCTCAGCGATTATAATGTTCGAAAATGCTATTCTGAAATATTGAGAATTTGGAAATCAAAAAATCCTGATTTGAAACTGATATCAAAGGCATTCACAGTAAATCTTAAAGGAAAAAACTATAAAATTGCCACTAATTTTTTAAATGAAGCTATTGCATATAATCCGTCACTTAGAAATAAATATCAGCATTATATTGATTTGTGGGAAATTTTCATTGATCTTGAAAGTCATGGAAATCTCTTTAAATCAGTAGCATTGCTCGAAGATCTTATGGATACAAGTCCTGAGATAGAAAAACGTTATAGGAATATTCTTCCTGCACTTAAAAGCTATTCTGTTGATGATATTGTTGTTGAAGCTGTCAGTCTGGTTAAATCAAATAATCTCTTCGAGGCAGCAAATCTGATGGAGTTTGCTGTTGTTTCGAATTCTGAAATCCGAAAAAAATATGCATACAAGATGTCTTTATGGAAACAGAACATGAAAATGCATTTCAATCATACTCATGAATCCAATAAAGAAACTATTGATTATGCTATTGATTTGGGAACAACAGATTCGGTAATATCTTACTTTAACGATGGTAATCCGGTTATTGTTAAAAATCATAGGACAGGAGATGATTTTACTCCATCTGCTGTTTTAATAAATGATTATGGGATGGAAGTTGGTGTCCGTGCAAGGGATGCCATTTTTGAGCAGGATAACAATGCAGTATCTGAATTCAAAAACAATATGGGTTTTTCAATTCCTTTCAGATTTGAAAACTCTTCCCGCGTTATGTATCCTGAAGACCTCTCTGCTGAAGTTCTAAAGGATTTGAGGGTATCCGTCTTCAAGCAGGATGGAATCAGCGTTGAACATGCTGTAATTTGTGTTCCGGCAAATTCCAATCCTATTAAAACAAGAGCCATAAATGATGCTGCAAAACTGGCAGGATTCAGGTCACACCGTCTTATACCGGAGCCTGTTGCAGTTTCACTTGCATATAGGCTTAGAAAGGATAACGGCATTTGGATGATTTATGATTTGGGCGGAGGAACGTTCAACGTTACTCTGATAGGTGACAATAATGGTGAAATTGAGATGATTGCTAGCGATGGGCTGGAAAATCTTGGAGGAAATGCTTTTGACTGGAAAATT
This DNA window, taken from uncultured Methanobrevibacter sp., encodes the following:
- a CDS encoding MGMT family protein, with amino-acid sequence MAQITFNDKLRDSKDLPKIVVVENEKSIKIFGGKNMLIAPPLEYNGIMAKIPKGKLITTREIREFLSKKHGADFTCPMTAGIFISLAAQASFERNYSKIPFWRTLKSGGELNPKYPGGIEFQKDMLECEGHKIIIKGRKFLRYFVEDYENNLYDLSQINK
- a CDS encoding ClC family H(+)/Cl(-) exchange transporter, whose amino-acid sequence is MKALEKTLKSVVENPKYIFRLTLQGVMVGIFAGLMVCLYRFLLSGSEHVLRDYLSIINGNIFYIIIFFIALALMGLLIDFLTKWEVDSAGSGIPQVYAEVKGHMEANWAKVLFSKIVAGVLTALGGLSLGPEGPSVQIGGMAGKGIAKLFKGSKTDELRLILVGSAVGITAAFNAPLAGVIFVFEEINHGFDKTLVFIALVSAIVSDFISKGIFGQSTILNFPVLNIPLESYWILIILGVVIGLLGYVYNIGMIKSSDIVNNLKIPSWLKFVLVFMVSGVVALMIPEISDGGHFMMDMLDIAIPSLSVLLLLLVLKYVFSMFSFSSGAPGGIFLPILVLGAYIGAVFGSIVVPTFGWQHDLIYRFIIISMAGFFAATVRSPITGIVLLAEMCGSTESLVAMIIVSLIAYVIPTLLGNEPIYESLYDRLLLKKNREFVKKPSKHVLSEYVVPLDCNYINFKIKDIPFPKNAIVVSVIRNGRYIIPTEDFHIKYSDQIQILTDSNDYPYVREEIEELFGG
- a CDS encoding nitroreductase family protein, which encodes MSLIFKRHSVRKFKDEIVPDDVIENLLKAGMQAPSSCNSQPWEFVVVSKDEDKKAISQMHQFAKPAAGASHLIITLGNLNEAKVIGMIEQDLGACNENILLQATHEGLGAVWLGFHPIEDRTLRLKEYLDIPDYCIPFSVICVGYPAVESQVCLRYDKSKVHFDRY
- a CDS encoding BspA family leucine-rich repeat surface protein; the protein is MISKELREFEMLNTTTQSIYELNELNVLIILKDGSNLTSWDFVDNMDDVIYVTEDLFGKTDLAGRYAGLKNLKAIIAFGFGDVHNMEGMFRGCESLSDITSLKSWDVSNVENMASMFEGCQSLSDISALSGWNVSSLKNMGNMFWYCASLEDLDALKDWDVSNVEDMHYIFSDCVSLSDISALKKWDVSNVSDMACIFDYCVSLEDISALKNWDLSSAFNITAMFRGCESLKSISALKNWDLSGMSNNSSLLSLFTDCTSLKDISALKNWDLSNITRISRLFDGCSSISNISALKNWDVSKVTDMEGVFNGCESITDISALKDWDVGSVKNMTEMFCGCTSLTDISALKSWDIANVNEMEDLFNSCEALTDITPLVSWDISNIKSLTGIFAGCESLTDASSLFSWNTSNVKTMESLFDGCESLTDISGLEKWDVSNIVNINDMFRDCKALENTNSLDFWILDEIQYADNVFENCENIKIYPMWCPSGVFKGSSKYLLEFNSLNKITDNIFNLRDFEVLIILKDGTNLTSWDKVENRQDILYVNEDLSGVTDLTEHYAGLTSLKAVFAYGVDSAEKMTGMFAKCQSLEDISFLKLWDVSNVEDMKFMFHDCKFLNNLTPISSWDVSKVKDMNGLFLGCLSLVDVPLSNWNVENVQFMRAMFWNCISLVNILSLGSWNVGNVENMNGMFFGCISIENFSSLAGWNVSNVNVMSGMFEHCRALVNASPMASWDVSNVSSMDHMFFDCEKLEDGSVLDNWNVEKLEKMDLIFEGCRSLKQYPKWFLLALQRQQEMIEQKIRQEQEEELKQKLKEEQEKEAIKQKLKEKEELEKEAIKQKLKEKEELANNEKEAIRQKLKEKHELEKEPNQDS
- a CDS encoding tetratricopeptide repeat protein, coding for MQEEYITEKIKKAYDYIHNDSNKALTIFEEVLRVEPENIDAITGKGSTLMKLKRIDEAEKCFDQSLEICENLSALLNKGIILKHKNDSEKAMVYFDKALKLNPDFKNIISILKGNLENDIHADEYSDEANRLIQEGMELKNENKLQDSLDCFKKAIEVDKNCEKQVSELIDEIKKTLEK
- a CDS encoding SIS domain-containing protein, which gives rise to MSELKYMDLSLDEILKNLNRTKTVVENQQEAIIKFRDIILTASNKRTSPKQKTTIFLAGAGRSGFVAKSFAMRLMHLGFYVYVFNETIAPPVQDGDIIIIISKSGKSNSITQIVEDSKIDNVKFLAVCGNTESELAQKSDARIVIDSLPQILVNLEDSDIDNFIEFLPKTIMNFENNDEVKRQLDALPRKNIDMADKKIMAQMYELPHEIYGISNIYRPLELILMGTAFEVSALVLLDALIVELMHKLNLREKDLKAFHDVLSSAI
- a CDS encoding FHA domain-containing protein, translated to MMYDSDISKTLILDSEDSYLISEKLAAVNNNVRFSILEILRDNQRYNRTESSEPLYSREINSILLKNYNINITPQMLGQHMKQLMSADWVSEIEIKKEVPNKIGKRTVKAYALKEDAFDDLFLHVNFLADQLFTFFDLYKFNQRFHEDENCVLTVFNGVDKGKTFKVRKDETVLIGRKADFNQADVASFAILLDNSYETVSSIAKPHLKIFHENGDWYIVDEASSNGTFIGDIEVRKGKATKLKANSFLKLSRGNGGAVIYCLF
- a CDS encoding Hsp70 family protein; amino-acid sequence: MDFNEVKHLIEEFFNGKFEVKKFLGEGSFAKVYLVNHNYLDALMAMKIVKEPLKVSTNKKDIFREVTMACQLRHENIISIYDAAEISDFEDGANHAYFLMEYVPGGDLKHFLNSFIENDRFISISRSLDFIRQILSGLKVLHSASPPIIHRDLKLNNVLLSFTASGDIVIKISDFGFAKEVTTSISDIDIAGTRPYMAPELFSKIVSTRSDIYAVGVIFYQLLTNRYPYDVEKYTNHELIDLKPWENDIKAPSYYNENVSEDLDEIVLKCLDFDAGSRYFDAGELLRDVEKAIDEYNSAHIVTEISIIDDYRDEYEEYIINDSIKQAFELAKCENRLHDAIEIMEHEVLSDYNVRKCYSEILRIWKSKNPDLKLISKAFTVNLKGKNYKIATNFLNEAIAYNPSLRNKYQHYIDLWEIFIDLESHGNLFKSVALLEDLMDTSPEIEKRYRNILPALKSYSVDDIVVEAVSLVKSNNLFEAANLMEFAVVSNSEIRKKYAYKMSLWKQNMKMHFNHTHESNKETIDYAIDLGTTDSVISYFNDGNPVIVKNHRTGDDFTPSAVLINDYGMEVGVRARDAIFEQDNNAVSEFKNNMGFSIPFRFENSSRVMYPEDLSAEVLKDLRVSVFKQDGISVEHAVICVPANSNPIKTRAINDAAKLAGFRSHRLIPEPVAVSLAYRLRKDNGIWMIYDLGGGTFNVTLIGDNNGEIEMIASDGLENLGGNAFDWKIVNELFRPKIASDVNINDFRRENPKYVKTFARLKNAAEEIKKDLTKSTDASICVDELFENYTFKYHLTREKLKETVMPLIDYTFKMSRNLLNKHSLNDSDLDKIILVGGSCLSPIVAECIEDEFDIETDSSINPLTVVSQGAAIYAGSLVKPSVEVKKEEFSVILYRKNNSLLGKVFSIDERFSFLGFEIGFKSRDNLVKVPLSIDGEFSVELDDNNFNINIYHNDAEINLDIKSPGSARGDTIRIPYLESSFSIDGNAVSLDSLMNRYIRLLKEVEFLKDHSYRIDDDLMKYIDRLIEISKRNPIAFNLTQIYLNHLDYIVNNFKEDLEFSILRENVLRKIRIVKENDLFDIDDTQHISKNENLAELKEFYSSLIEKYVFLNKNEVIRECFYNLKLEGVYSNNENLAFELLDKGQSALYVKDYDELLDIVNMLYELDERWVN